In Rhodoferax koreense, a genomic segment contains:
- a CDS encoding RelA/SpoT family protein, translating into MKHSLTPNPDTQQTALSVEPAAGLIVAAAGQQGPELALARARGFAEPLIANETLDSGENTLAHADAVAAILRDVGGSEAMQAASYLVHACVHLNKPREVIAKAFGENFAALAVETTQLMRVQRLSRGAAHSAHLVDDPAVQTETVRKMLLAFSRDLRVVMLRLASRLQTLRFHAASKTPVAPHLARESLQVFAPLANRLGIWQIKWEMEDLSFRFLEPDTYKQVARLLDSKRVEREAGIAQLRSTLEAELNAQGIRATVQGRPKHIYSIVKKMRGKSLDFDQVFDIRALRVVVPTVPDCYAVLGWVHTQFAPVDNEFDDYIAKPKANGYQSLHTVVRPRVAGSNLGEGLPIEIQIRTQAMHDHAEHGVAAHWAYKEAGAKGYAGVSASGEYDTKIAVLRQLLAWERDLSGSLQPRGELHDAGPDKGHDMLSDRIYVLTPDAAVVELPAGATPVDFAYSVHTSLGHRCRGAKVDGAMVPLNTPLQNGQTVEITAAKEGGPSRDWLNTELGYLVSHRARAKARAWFNAMALHTTVARGREAVEKLLQREGKTAMKLDDLAAQLGFKTADDLFEVVGKDEFSLRAIETVLRPPEPVLPPDEQLLIRKSRNTEKTPKGGVLVVGVESLMTQLAKCCKPAPPDPIIGFVTRGKGVSIHRTDCSNFREMSARNGERIIDVEWGAGKQAAGAVYPVDVSVEAADRQGLLRDISEVFAKEKMNVIGVQTQSVKSTAWMTFTVEVADAARLTKVLGVVAEVQGVRSARRR; encoded by the coding sequence ATGAAGCATTCGCTCACGCCCAACCCGGACACGCAGCAGACCGCACTTTCCGTCGAACCCGCGGCCGGGCTGATCGTCGCCGCCGCCGGCCAGCAGGGGCCCGAGCTCGCGCTGGCGCGGGCGCGCGGCTTCGCCGAACCGCTCATCGCCAACGAGACCCTCGACTCCGGCGAGAACACGCTCGCTCATGCCGACGCGGTGGCCGCGATCCTGCGCGACGTCGGCGGTTCCGAGGCCATGCAGGCCGCGAGTTACCTGGTGCATGCCTGCGTGCACCTGAACAAGCCGCGCGAAGTCATCGCCAAGGCCTTCGGGGAAAACTTCGCCGCGCTGGCCGTGGAGACCACGCAACTCATGCGGGTGCAGCGCCTGTCGCGCGGCGCGGCGCATTCGGCGCACCTGGTGGACGACCCGGCGGTGCAGACCGAGACCGTGCGCAAGATGCTGCTGGCGTTTTCGCGCGACCTGCGCGTCGTCATGCTGCGGCTGGCGTCGCGGCTGCAGACGCTGCGTTTCCATGCGGCCAGCAAGACGCCGGTGGCGCCGCACTTGGCGCGCGAGTCGCTGCAGGTGTTCGCGCCGCTGGCCAACCGGCTCGGCATCTGGCAGATCAAATGGGAGATGGAAGACCTGTCCTTCCGCTTCCTCGAGCCCGACACCTACAAGCAGGTGGCCAGGCTGCTGGACTCGAAACGCGTGGAGCGCGAGGCCGGCATCGCACAGTTGCGCAGCACGCTCGAGGCCGAACTGAACGCGCAGGGCATCCGCGCCACGGTGCAGGGCCGGCCAAAACACATCTACAGCATCGTCAAGAAGATGCGTGGCAAGTCACTCGATTTCGACCAGGTGTTCGACATCCGCGCGCTGCGCGTGGTGGTGCCCACGGTACCGGACTGCTATGCCGTGCTGGGTTGGGTGCATACGCAGTTCGCGCCGGTGGACAACGAATTCGACGACTACATCGCCAAGCCCAAGGCCAACGGCTACCAGTCGCTGCACACCGTGGTGCGGCCGCGCGTGGCCGGCTCGAACCTGGGCGAGGGCCTGCCGATCGAGATCCAGATCCGGACCCAGGCCATGCACGACCATGCCGAACACGGCGTGGCGGCGCACTGGGCGTACAAGGAGGCCGGTGCCAAGGGTTATGCGGGGGTGTCGGCCAGTGGCGAATACGACACCAAGATCGCCGTGCTGCGCCAGCTGCTGGCCTGGGAGCGTGACCTGTCGGGCAGCCTGCAGCCGCGCGGCGAACTGCATGACGCGGGGCCCGACAAGGGCCACGACATGCTGAGCGACCGCATCTATGTGCTCACGCCGGATGCGGCCGTGGTCGAGTTGCCCGCAGGTGCCACGCCGGTCGACTTTGCCTACAGCGTGCACACCAGCCTGGGTCATCGGTGCCGCGGTGCCAAGGTCGATGGCGCCATGGTGCCGCTGAACACGCCCCTGCAGAACGGCCAGACCGTGGAGATCACCGCCGCCAAGGAGGGCGGGCCGTCGCGCGACTGGCTCAACACCGAACTCGGTTATCTGGTGAGCCACCGCGCGCGGGCCAAGGCCCGTGCCTGGTTCAACGCCATGGCTTTGCATACCACCGTGGCGCGCGGTCGTGAAGCGGTGGAAAAACTGCTCCAGCGCGAGGGCAAGACGGCCATGAAACTCGACGACCTGGCCGCGCAGCTCGGTTTCAAGACGGCCGACGATCTGTTCGAAGTGGTCGGCAAGGACGAGTTCTCGTTGCGCGCCATCGAGACCGTGCTGCGTCCGCCCGAGCCGGTGTTGCCGCCGGACGAGCAACTGTTGATCAGGAAATCGCGCAACACCGAGAAAACGCCGAAGGGCGGCGTGCTGGTGGTCGGCGTCGAATCGCTGATGACGCAGCTTGCCAAATGCTGCAAGCCGGCGCCGCCGGACCCGATCATCGGCTTCGTGACGCGTGGCAAGGGCGTGAGCATCCACCGTACCGATTGCAGCAACTTCCGCGAGATGTCGGCGCGCAACGGCGAACGCATCATCGATGTCGAGTGGGGCGCGGGCAAGCAGGCCGCCGGTGCGGTGTATCCGGTGGACGTGTCAGTGGAGGCGGCGGACCGCCAGGGCCTGCTGCGCGACATCTCCGAAGTCTTCGCGAAGGAAAAGATGAATGTCATCGGCGTGCAGACACAGAGCGTCAAGTCCACGGCCTGGATGACCTTTACCGTCGAGGTGGCCGACGCGGCGCGCCTGACCAAGGTGCTCGGCGTGGTGGCCGAAGTGCAGGGCGTGCGCTCGGCGCGGCGACGCTGA
- a CDS encoding TRAP transporter small permease subunit — protein MRALLKFSNAVDWLNAQIGKYVIWLILASTVISGVNAVVRKVFNMSSNAYLEIQWYLFAAAFLLAAGFTLLKGEHVRIDVVASRFSKRGQIWLDVVGFTLFLTPLCLVILYYGIPFFLKGYASGEMSSNAGGLVRWPVYAMIPLGFGLLLLQGLSELIKRIAFLMGLIEDPTLKKVEKTAEEELAEAIARLAEAKAAKAD, from the coding sequence ATGCGCGCATTACTGAAGTTCTCCAATGCCGTGGACTGGCTGAACGCCCAGATCGGCAAATACGTGATCTGGTTGATCCTCGCATCCACCGTGATCAGCGGCGTCAACGCCGTGGTCCGCAAGGTCTTCAACATGAGCTCCAACGCCTACCTTGAAATCCAGTGGTACCTGTTCGCGGCGGCCTTCCTGCTGGCGGCCGGGTTCACGCTGCTCAAAGGCGAACATGTGCGGATCGACGTGGTGGCCAGCCGCTTCTCCAAGCGCGGGCAGATCTGGCTCGACGTCGTCGGCTTCACCTTGTTTCTCACCCCGCTGTGCCTGGTGATCCTGTACTACGGCATTCCGTTCTTCCTCAAGGGTTATGCCTCGGGCGAGATGTCGTCCAACGCCGGCGGGCTGGTGCGCTGGCCTGTCTACGCCATGATCCCGCTGGGCTTCGGACTGCTGCTGCTGCAGGGCCTGTCGGAACTGATCAAGCGGATTGCCTTCCTGATGGGCCTGATCGAGGACCCCACGCTCAAGAAGGTGGAGAAGACGGCAGAGGAAGAACTGGCCGAAGCGATCGCTCGGCTGGCCGAAGCCAAAGCCGCCAAAGCCGACTGA
- a CDS encoding TRAP transporter large permease yields the protein MEFLTHNLAPIMFAGLIVFLLMGFPVAFSLGACGLFFGFIGVELGLLPEALLQALPLRIFGIMQNDTLLAIPFFTLMGLILERSGMAEDLLDTIGQLFGPIRGGLALAVILVGALLAATTGVVAASVISMGLISLPIMLRYGYDRRLASGVIAASGTLAQIIPPSLVLIILADQLGRSVGEMYKGAFLPGFILTGFYLGYVVLLAIFKPTWVPALPPEARTIREDNGKGGLLSLLLLTIASTAVAVYFGEHYADVLSWWKGETVATVATDETIVVSMCAGVMLALVLALINKVTRLGLLSRMAERVTFVLIPPLLLIFLVLGTIFLGIATPTEGGAMGALGAFLMAMARGRLSFSLLKQALNTTTKLSCFVVFILIGSTVFSLVFQGVDGPRWVEHLLGSLPGGQLGFLIVVNVLIFFLAFFLDFFELSFIVVPLLAPVAQKLGIDLIWFGVLLAVNMQTSFMHPPFGFALFYLRSVAPDKAYTDRVTKKLIQPVTTMQIYWGAVPFVLIQIVMVGLIIAFPGIVSSGLDKNVVYDLDKVQREMEADMPAPSIDAPAPTPEGGASGTEGAATPESKSEDDPMKALQDSMATEKK from the coding sequence ATGGAATTTCTGACACACAACCTGGCCCCGATCATGTTCGCGGGCTTGATCGTTTTCCTGTTGATGGGCTTCCCGGTGGCGTTCAGCCTGGGTGCCTGCGGCCTGTTCTTCGGGTTCATCGGTGTCGAGCTCGGGCTGCTGCCCGAGGCCCTGCTGCAGGCGTTGCCGTTGCGCATCTTCGGCATCATGCAGAACGACACGCTGCTGGCGATCCCGTTCTTCACCTTGATGGGGCTGATCCTGGAGCGCAGCGGCATGGCCGAAGACCTGCTGGACACCATCGGCCAGTTGTTCGGCCCCATCCGCGGCGGCCTGGCGCTGGCGGTGATCCTGGTGGGCGCGCTGCTGGCCGCGACCACCGGGGTGGTGGCGGCATCGGTGATCTCGATGGGCCTGATCTCGCTGCCGATCATGCTGCGCTACGGCTACGACCGGCGCCTGGCCTCGGGGGTGATCGCCGCCTCGGGCACGCTGGCGCAGATCATCCCGCCATCGCTGGTGCTCATCATCCTGGCCGACCAGCTCGGCCGCAGCGTCGGCGAGATGTACAAAGGCGCCTTCCTCCCCGGATTCATCCTCACGGGCTTCTACCTGGGCTACGTGGTGCTGCTGGCCATCTTCAAGCCCACCTGGGTGCCCGCGCTACCGCCGGAGGCGCGCACGATCCGCGAAGACAACGGCAAGGGTGGCCTGCTCTCGCTGCTGCTGCTGACCATCGCCTCCACGGCCGTGGCCGTTTATTTCGGTGAACACTACGCCGACGTATTGAGCTGGTGGAAGGGCGAGACGGTCGCGACCGTCGCGACCGACGAGACCATCGTGGTTTCGATGTGCGCCGGCGTCATGCTGGCCCTGGTGCTGGCGCTCATCAACAAAGTCACCCGCCTGGGCCTGCTGTCGCGCATGGCCGAACGCGTGACCTTCGTGCTGATCCCTCCGCTGCTGCTGATCTTCCTGGTGCTGGGCACGATCTTCCTGGGCATCGCCACGCCGACCGAAGGCGGTGCCATGGGTGCACTGGGCGCCTTCCTGATGGCCATGGCCCGCGGCCGTCTCAGCTTCTCGCTGCTCAAGCAGGCGCTCAATACCACCACCAAGCTGTCCTGCTTCGTGGTGTTCATCCTGATCGGCTCCACCGTCTTCAGTCTGGTGTTCCAGGGCGTGGACGGGCCGCGCTGGGTGGAACACCTGCTGGGCAGCCTGCCGGGCGGCCAGCTCGGTTTCCTGATCGTGGTCAACGTGCTGATCTTCTTCCTTGCCTTCTTCCTCGATTTCTTCGAGCTGTCGTTCATCGTGGTGCCGCTGCTGGCACCCGTGGCCCAGAAGTTGGGCATCGACCTGATCTGGTTCGGGGTGCTGCTGGCCGTCAACATGCAAACCTCGTTCATGCATCCGCCTTTCGGCTTCGCGCTGTTCTACCTGCGCAGCGTGGCACCCGACAAGGCCTACACCGATCGGGTGACCAAGAAGCTGATCCAGCCCGTGACCACCATGCAGATCTACTGGGGCGCGGTGCCCTTCGTGCTGATCCAGATCGTGATGGTGGGCCTGATCATCGCCTTCCCCGGCATCGTCTCCAGCGGCCTCGACAAGAATGTCGTCTACGACCTCGACAAAGTGCAGCGCGAGATGGAGGCCGACATGCCGGCACCGAGCATCGACGCACCCGCGCCGACACCCGAAGGCGGCGCATCCGGCACGGAAGGTGCGGCCACACCGGAGAGCAAGTCCGAGGACGATCCGATGAAGGCCCTGCAGGACTCGATGGCGACCGAGAAGAAATAG
- the dxs gene encoding 1-deoxy-D-xylulose-5-phosphate synthase — MPTAHPSSYPLLQSIGEPADLRRLPRGELKPLADELRNFVLESVSRTGGHLSSNLGTVELTVALHYVFNTPEDRLVWDVGHQTYPHKILTGRRERMATLRQLGGLSGFPMRAESPFDAFGTAHSSTSISAALGMALAAKQKGEDRRAVAIIGDGAMSAGMAFEALNNAGVSDCNLLVILNDNDMSISPPVGALNRYLAQLMSGHFYAAAKNVGKQVLKAAPPLFELAKRFEQHAKGMVVPATLFEQFGFNYIGPIDGHDLDSLIPTLENLRDLTGPQFLHVVTKKGRGYGRAEADPVSYHGPGKFDPAVGLQKATAASAPTFTQVFGQWLCDMAAQDTRLVGITPAMREGSGLVEFEKRFPRRYYDVGIAEQHAVTFAAGLACEGLKPVVAIYSTFLQRAYDQLIHDVALQNLPVVFALDRAGLVGADGATHAGAYDIPFLRCIPNMSIACPSDENQCRGLLSAAYAQNHPVAVRYPRGAGAGVAVQPGLEALPFGKGEIRRAAGLGGKPREPGKGIALLAFGTLLHPALAVAEKLGATVADMRWAKPLDLELLLQVAADHEALVTLEDGAVMGGAGSAVLEALQAAAILKPVLQLGLPDRFIEHGDPVKLMAMQGLDAAGIEKSIQERFPALVEKAQAALKLVA, encoded by the coding sequence ATGCCTACTGCCCACCCATCGTCCTATCCGCTGCTGCAGTCCATCGGCGAGCCGGCCGATCTGCGCCGTCTGCCCCGTGGCGAGCTCAAGCCGCTGGCCGACGAACTGCGCAACTTCGTGCTGGAGAGCGTGTCCAGGACCGGCGGCCACCTGAGCTCCAACCTGGGCACCGTCGAACTCACGGTGGCGCTGCACTACGTCTTCAACACACCCGAGGACCGGCTGGTGTGGGACGTGGGCCACCAGACCTATCCGCACAAGATCCTCACCGGCCGGCGCGAGCGCATGGCCACGCTGCGCCAGCTCGGCGGGCTGTCGGGTTTCCCGATGCGCGCCGAAAGCCCCTTCGACGCCTTCGGTACCGCCCATTCGAGCACCTCGATCTCGGCCGCGCTGGGCATGGCCCTGGCGGCCAAGCAAAAGGGTGAGGACCGCCGCGCGGTGGCCATCATCGGCGACGGCGCAATGAGCGCGGGCATGGCCTTCGAGGCGCTGAACAACGCGGGCGTTTCCGACTGCAACCTGCTGGTGATCCTCAACGACAACGACATGAGCATCAGTCCGCCGGTGGGCGCGCTGAACCGCTACCTTGCGCAACTCATGAGCGGGCATTTCTACGCGGCCGCCAAGAATGTCGGCAAGCAGGTGCTCAAGGCCGCGCCGCCGCTGTTCGAACTGGCCAAGCGTTTCGAGCAGCATGCCAAGGGCATGGTCGTGCCGGCCACGCTGTTCGAACAGTTCGGCTTCAACTACATCGGCCCGATCGACGGGCACGATCTCGATTCCTTGATCCCTACCCTGGAGAACCTGAGGGACCTCACCGGCCCGCAGTTCCTGCACGTGGTCACGAAAAAAGGCCGCGGCTACGGGCGTGCCGAGGCCGATCCCGTGTCCTACCACGGCCCGGGCAAGTTCGATCCCGCGGTGGGCCTGCAGAAGGCCACGGCCGCCTCGGCGCCGACGTTTACCCAGGTGTTCGGCCAGTGGCTGTGCGACATGGCCGCGCAGGACACGCGTCTGGTGGGCATCACGCCGGCCATGCGCGAAGGCTCTGGCCTGGTCGAATTCGAGAAGCGGTTCCCCAGGCGCTACTACGACGTGGGCATCGCCGAGCAGCATGCGGTGACTTTCGCCGCGGGCCTGGCCTGCGAAGGGCTGAAGCCGGTGGTGGCGATCTATTCCACTTTCCTGCAGCGGGCCTATGACCAGTTGATCCACGACGTGGCGCTGCAGAACCTGCCGGTGGTGTTCGCGCTCGACCGGGCCGGCCTGGTCGGTGCCGATGGTGCGACCCATGCCGGGGCCTACGACATCCCGTTCCTGCGCTGCATCCCGAACATGAGCATCGCCTGCCCATCCGACGAGAACCAATGCCGGGGCCTGCTGAGTGCGGCGTATGCGCAGAACCACCCGGTGGCCGTGCGTTATCCGCGCGGGGCGGGGGCCGGTGTCGCCGTGCAGCCCGGTCTCGAAGCCTTGCCATTCGGCAAGGGCGAAATCCGCCGCGCGGCGGGCCTGGGTGGCAAGCCGCGCGAGCCGGGCAAGGGCATCGCCCTGCTGGCCTTCGGCACCTTGCTGCATCCGGCACTGGCCGTGGCCGAAAAGCTCGGTGCCACCGTCGCCGACATGCGCTGGGCCAAGCCGCTCGATCTCGAGTTGCTGCTGCAGGTGGCCGCCGATCACGAGGCGTTGGTGACGCTGGAGGACGGTGCGGTCATGGGCGGCGCGGGCAGTGCGGTGCTCGAAGCGCTGCAGGCCGCGGCCATCCTGAAACCCGTGCTTCAGCTGGGCCTGCCCGACCGGTTCATCGAACACGGCGATCCCGTGAAACTCATGGCGATGCAGGGACTCGACGCCGCCGGCATCGAGAAGTCCATCCAGGAACGGTTTCCGGCGCTGGTCGAAAAAGCGCAGGCTGCTCTGAAATTGGTAGCATAA
- a CDS encoding TRAP transporter substrate-binding protein: protein MDRRSLIKHSGIAGVIAAGIAPAVHAQAAIRWRLASSFPKSLDTIYGGAEVFAKAVKAMSGGKFEISVHAGGELMPPFGVVDGVQNGTVEMCHTVPYYFYGKNPAFALGSAVPFGLNARQMTAWMTHGNGRKLMNEFYAGYNMLSFAGGNTGTQMGGWFRKEIKSIADFKGLKMRLGGGLVGEVMQKLGAVPQSIPGGEIYQALEKGTIDAAEWVGPYDDQKLGFNKVAPFYYYPGWWEGGPEVDFYINQKAFDGLSAENKAIVEAASAQASIDMLAKYDALNPTALKQLVAAKTKVLPFSQAVLEASFKASMEVFAENDAKSPEWKKIYADLRTFQRDQVLWFRFAESRFDAFMATQKL, encoded by the coding sequence ATGGATCGTCGTTCCCTCATCAAGCACTCCGGCATCGCGGGTGTGATCGCTGCCGGCATCGCCCCGGCCGTGCACGCGCAGGCCGCCATTCGCTGGCGCCTGGCATCCAGTTTTCCTAAGTCGCTCGACACCATCTACGGCGGCGCGGAAGTGTTTGCCAAGGCGGTGAAGGCGATGTCCGGTGGCAAGTTCGAAATCTCGGTGCACGCGGGCGGCGAATTGATGCCTCCGTTCGGTGTCGTCGACGGCGTGCAGAACGGCACGGTCGAGATGTGCCACACCGTGCCCTACTACTTCTATGGCAAGAACCCCGCGTTCGCGCTGGGTTCCGCCGTGCCGTTCGGCCTGAACGCGCGCCAGATGACGGCCTGGATGACGCACGGCAACGGCCGCAAGCTCATGAACGAGTTCTACGCGGGCTACAACATGCTCAGTTTCGCCGGCGGCAACACGGGCACGCAGATGGGCGGCTGGTTCCGCAAGGAAATCAAGTCCATCGCCGACTTCAAGGGCCTGAAGATGCGCCTGGGTGGCGGTCTGGTGGGCGAGGTCATGCAGAAGCTCGGCGCGGTGCCGCAAAGCATTCCCGGCGGCGAAATCTACCAGGCGCTGGAAAAAGGCACGATCGATGCTGCGGAATGGGTCGGCCCTTACGACGACCAGAAGCTCGGCTTCAACAAGGTGGCGCCCTTCTACTACTACCCTGGCTGGTGGGAGGGTGGCCCCGAGGTCGACTTCTACATCAACCAGAAGGCATTCGACGGCCTGTCGGCCGAAAACAAGGCCATCGTCGAGGCCGCGTCGGCCCAGGCCAGCATCGACATGCTGGCCAAGTACGACGCACTCAACCCCACGGCCCTGAAGCAGCTGGTGGCGGCCAAGACCAAGGTCCTGCCGTTCTCGCAAGCCGTGCTCGAGGCCTCGTTCAAGGCGTCGATGGAGGTGTTCGCCGAAAACGACGCCAAGAGCCCGGAATGGAAAAAGATCTACGCCGACCTGCGGACCTTCCAGCGAGACCAGGTGCTGTGGTTCCGTTTTGCCGAAAGCCGTTTCGACGCTTTCATGGCAACGCAGAAGCTGTAA
- a CDS encoding SUMF1/EgtB/PvdO family nonheme iron enzyme codes for MSSLFSAAPAAIDSPDMRRAGRDLLSLALMDARNHTLHLLDQFESKGPKAADDVPAAGPEPRWLAGHVGWMAEAWLGRNTQRALGTDCPAQPTRLGSIEPHADRWWNPDQMPPSGDDSGAPSLATTKSFLLETLESTLELLERTPDQDQALYFYRLALFHEDLRGEQLITLAQARGVPLSIALPTGAHLREPLLLPATRWRLGSEPGGFVFDNEKWAHAESLAECEIDAQPVTWAQYVEFVDDGGYDRQALWHPEGWAWLQAQDEREGRRGPRYVEHIGVASGAVMQTRFGGSVRLAGNQPAMHMSWWEADAWCRWAGRRLPSEAEWEMAASTAVRRGFRWGEVHEWTASRFQPWDGFSADPWIGYSVPWFGRARVLRGASFATRARMKHPKFRGFALPGDDVRFVGFRSCAL; via the coding sequence ATGTCCTCGCTCTTTTCCGCCGCACCGGCTGCCATCGATTCGCCCGACATGCGTCGGGCCGGCCGCGATCTGTTGTCGCTGGCGCTGATGGACGCGCGCAACCACACCCTGCACCTGCTTGACCAGTTCGAGTCGAAGGGACCGAAGGCGGCCGACGACGTGCCCGCCGCGGGCCCCGAGCCACGCTGGCTGGCCGGACATGTCGGCTGGATGGCCGAGGCCTGGCTGGGCCGCAACACGCAGCGCGCGCTGGGTACGGACTGCCCGGCGCAGCCCACGCGGCTGGGCTCGATCGAGCCGCATGCCGACCGCTGGTGGAACCCGGACCAGATGCCGCCATCAGGCGACGACTCCGGCGCTCCCAGCCTGGCCACCACCAAGAGCTTTCTGCTGGAGACGCTCGAGAGCACGCTGGAGTTGCTCGAGCGAACGCCGGACCAGGACCAGGCCCTTTACTTCTACCGCCTCGCGCTGTTCCACGAAGACCTGCGCGGCGAACAGCTCATCACCCTGGCCCAGGCGCGCGGCGTGCCGCTGTCGATCGCACTGCCCACCGGCGCGCATCTGCGCGAGCCCCTGCTGCTGCCGGCCACCCGGTGGCGCCTGGGGTCGGAGCCCGGCGGCTTTGTTTTCGACAACGAGAAGTGGGCACACGCCGAATCCTTGGCCGAATGCGAGATCGACGCCCAGCCGGTGACCTGGGCGCAGTATGTGGAGTTTGTCGACGATGGCGGCTATGACCGTCAGGCCCTGTGGCATCCCGAGGGCTGGGCCTGGCTGCAGGCGCAGGACGAGCGCGAAGGGCGGCGCGGCCCCCGCTATGTGGAGCACATCGGCGTGGCCAGCGGCGCGGTGATGCAGACGCGCTTTGGCGGCTCCGTCCGGCTGGCCGGCAACCAGCCGGCGATGCACATGAGCTGGTGGGAGGCCGACGCCTGGTGCCGCTGGGCCGGGCGCCGTCTGCCCAGCGAAGCCGAATGGGAGATGGCGGCAAGCACCGCCGTGCGCCGGGGTTTCCGCTGGGGCGAGGTCCATGAATGGACGGCCAGCCGCTTCCAGCCCTGGGATGGCTTCAGCGCCGATCCGTGGATCGGCTACTCCGTGCCGTGGTTCGGCCGGGCACGGGTGCTGCGGGGTGCCTCCTTTGCCACGCGGGCGCGCATGAAGCATCCCAAATTCCGCGGCTTCGCGCTGCCCGGCGACGACGTGCGTTTCGTCGGCTTCCGTTCATGCGCGCTGTGA
- a CDS encoding alpha/beta fold hydrolase, with protein MSEPQLHHVFCPGASAKNGAAGREGGPLGHRMAYWQWGDAHNPHVIVCVHGLTRQGRDFDVLAGALSRHARVICPDVVGRGHSDWLQDGGGYQIPVYAGDMLALLAELHRQSPIRTLDWVGTSMGGLIGLAVAGTPGLPLPAPVRRLVLNDVGPALELAALQRIGGYVGQTGRFDNLQQAADAMWAISKGFGPHTPAQWIALSRHMVRPLHQPGGTPFDPLAEVDGPLTLHYDPAIGDTFRDVTEEATAQGEKALWQLYDHVGAQTLLLRGAQSDLLSASTAYAMAQRGPRARLVEFDGVGHAPTLVADEQVAAVTAFLVDGPPADLS; from the coding sequence ATGTCCGAACCGCAGTTGCACCATGTCTTTTGCCCAGGCGCCAGCGCCAAGAACGGGGCCGCCGGCCGCGAGGGCGGCCCGCTCGGGCATCGGATGGCGTACTGGCAGTGGGGCGACGCGCACAACCCGCATGTGATCGTCTGCGTGCACGGCCTGACGCGCCAGGGCCGCGATTTCGACGTACTGGCCGGCGCCCTGAGCCGGCATGCCCGCGTGATCTGCCCGGACGTGGTGGGACGCGGCCACAGCGACTGGCTGCAGGACGGCGGTGGCTACCAGATCCCCGTCTACGCCGGCGACATGCTCGCCCTGCTGGCCGAGTTGCACCGGCAGTCGCCGATTCGCACGCTCGACTGGGTCGGCACGAGCATGGGGGGGTTGATCGGACTGGCGGTGGCCGGAACGCCCGGTCTGCCTCTGCCTGCGCCGGTGCGCCGTCTGGTGCTCAACGACGTCGGGCCCGCGCTCGAACTCGCCGCGCTGCAGCGCATCGGCGGCTATGTCGGCCAGACCGGCCGATTCGACAATCTGCAGCAGGCCGCCGACGCGATGTGGGCGATCTCGAAGGGCTTCGGTCCGCACACGCCGGCGCAGTGGATTGCGCTTTCGCGCCACATGGTGCGCCCGCTGCACCAGCCCGGCGGCACGCCCTTCGATCCACTGGCCGAGGTCGACGGCCCGTTGACATTGCACTACGACCCGGCCATCGGCGACACCTTCCGCGATGTGACCGAGGAGGCCACCGCGCAGGGCGAGAAGGCGCTTTGGCAACTCTACGACCATGTCGGCGCGCAGACGTTGTTGCTGCGCGGTGCCCAGTCCGACCTGCTGTCGGCGAGCACGGCGTACGCCATGGCGCAGCGCGGGCCGAGAGCCCGGCTCGTTGAGTTCGACGGTGTGGGCCATGCGCCCACGCTGGTGGCCGACGAACAGGTGGCCGCAGTCACCGCCTTCCTGGTGGACGGACCGCCCGCCGATCTTTCCTGA